One Hyphomicrobiales bacterium genomic window carries:
- the irrA gene encoding iron response transcriptional regulator IrrA, whose product MNGELDSRLREEDQNKMTSLSTSLAHKTTVEQLREAGLKPTRQRIAIADILFKDGHKHVSAEDLYSEIGRSGMQISLATVYNTLHQFTDVGLLREVGVDGAKNYFDTNTHDHQHFFLEDTNEVFDANDLQISAEDIPNVPENMEVVRVDVVVRLRKKTNNT is encoded by the coding sequence TTGAATGGTGAATTAGATTCACGGCTACGGGAAGAAGACCAAAATAAGATGACATCATTATCGACATCATTGGCTCATAAAACGACCGTTGAGCAACTGCGCGAGGCAGGTCTTAAACCTACACGCCAGCGGATTGCTATTGCCGACATTCTTTTCAAGGATGGGCACAAACATGTATCAGCCGAGGATCTCTACTCTGAAATTGGGCGCTCTGGTATGCAAATATCATTGGCAACGGTCTATAACACCTTGCACCAATTCACCGATGTAGGTCTGTTGCGTGAAGTGGGTGTTGATGGCGCAAAAAATTATTTCGATACCAATACACACGATCATCAGCACTTCTTCCTAGAAGATACCAATGAAGTGTTTGACGCAAATGACCTGCAAATAAGTGCTGAAGATATTCCAAATGTGCCGGAAAATATGGAAGTTGTGCGGGTGGATGTCGTTGTACGGCTTCGCAAGAAGACGAATAACACTTAA
- a CDS encoding SH3 domain-containing protein: MPRFVSLKGKRSNMRIGPSFDHRISWVYVKRGVPVEVIQEFEVWRKIRDSDGQEGWVHKALLSSRRGVIVAPWEKGKYFSLFNNPAPKASKAARLEAGVYSDIEECDKDWCKISGANYSGWVKSEYLWGVYPGEVVDQ, from the coding sequence TTGCCGCGTTTTGTTAGCCTTAAAGGCAAGCGCTCAAATATGCGAATTGGCCCAAGTTTCGATCATCGCATTTCATGGGTTTACGTGAAACGCGGTGTGCCAGTTGAAGTGATACAGGAATTTGAAGTTTGGCGGAAAATTCGCGACTCAGACGGTCAAGAGGGTTGGGTGCATAAAGCGCTATTGTCCAGTCGACGCGGAGTTATTGTTGCGCCGTGGGAAAAGGGCAAATATTTTTCCCTTTTCAACAATCCAGCTCCCAAAGCATCAAAGGCCGCACGACTAGAAGCGGGCGTTTATTCAGATATTGAGGAGTGCGACAAAGATTGGTGCAAAATCAGTGGCGCTAATTATAGTGGCTGGGTGAAGAGCGAATACTTGTGGGGGGTTTACCCCGGAGAAGTAGTCGATCAATAG
- a CDS encoding D-glycerate dehydrogenase — translation MNKKKASIFVTQQLPDEVEARMRELFDVHFSGTTNAPSREVLEEAVKTYDILVPTVTDKIDTSLIEMAGPQLKMIASFGTGHDHIDITAAHNKGIIVTSTPGVTTDDTADMAMALILAVPRRLAEGAALMQSGDWPGWSPTWMLGRRLKGKKLGIVGMGRIGQAVAKRARGFGLSIHYNSRRPIAAEVEKELGATFWDSLDRMLAHMDIISVNCPYTPATFHLLSKRTLGLIQPHAYIVNTSRGQVIDQDALIERLEQGEIAGAALDVLESEPGIDPRFLKLVRDHKAVLIPHLASATLEGRFDMGEKVIINIQTYIDNHRPPDRVLPPQFEMINQTTQNGDEDYE, via the coding sequence ATGAATAAGAAGAAAGCCAGCATATTCGTCACGCAACAACTTCCCGATGAAGTTGAAGCACGCATGCGTGAACTGTTTGATGTGCACTTCAGCGGAACAACAAATGCTCCCAGCCGCGAGGTATTAGAAGAGGCTGTTAAAACCTACGATATTCTTGTTCCTACCGTTACAGATAAAATTGACACCTCACTCATCGAGATGGCGGGACCACAACTAAAAATGATCGCGAGTTTTGGTACAGGCCATGACCATATAGACATTACTGCGGCTCATAACAAAGGCATCATCGTTACCTCGACGCCGGGTGTCACCACAGATGATACCGCAGATATGGCGATGGCTCTTATTCTTGCCGTGCCACGCCGCCTTGCTGAAGGAGCGGCTCTTATGCAATCAGGCGATTGGCCGGGCTGGTCACCAACATGGATGCTCGGACGCAGACTAAAGGGCAAAAAGCTGGGTATTGTTGGTATGGGTCGCATTGGTCAAGCTGTTGCCAAACGCGCACGTGGCTTTGGTCTTTCAATCCATTATAATTCCCGCCGCCCAATAGCCGCCGAAGTTGAAAAAGAATTGGGCGCAACTTTTTGGGACAGTCTAGACCGGATGTTGGCCCATATGGATATCATATCCGTCAACTGCCCCTATACACCGGCCACCTTTCATCTTCTGTCTAAACGTACACTTGGCCTGATCCAGCCACACGCCTATATCGTCAATACATCTCGTGGTCAGGTAATCGATCAAGATGCTTTGATTGAAAGACTTGAACAGGGCGAAATCGCCGGTGCAGCTCTTGATGTTTTAGAAAGTGAACCCGGCATTGATCCTCGTTTTTTAAAACTCGTACGTGACCATAAAGCCGTTCTCATCCCTCATCTTGCCTCCGCTACACTGGAAGGCCGTTTCGATATGGGAGAGAAGGTTATTATCAATATACAAACTTATATAGATAATCACCGACCACCTGATCGAGTGCTACCTCCTCAGTTTGAGATGATTAATCAAACAACTCAAAATGGAGACGAGGATTATGAATAA
- a CDS encoding SDR family oxidoreductase, with the protein MNKAPVLMLGARSDIGMAIAHRFAQEGYPIQLAARAADTLDTDRADIERLYSVKASVHEFDALDTTSHADFLDGLSELPTIAICAVGLMGDQTESEKDMDAAALVMRSNFEGPASIMSELANRFESRGSGVLVGISSVAGDRGRATNYIYGSAKAGFTAFLSGLRNRLAKRGVHVMTVLPGFVATKMTQDMDLPKKLTADPKELADYLYKAVRRKKNVIYYRHVWFCIMMIIRSIPESIFKKLKL; encoded by the coding sequence ATGAATAAAGCACCAGTTCTTATGCTCGGAGCTAGAAGCGACATTGGAATGGCGATCGCCCATCGATTTGCTCAAGAGGGATACCCGATTCAACTTGCAGCGAGAGCGGCTGACACACTTGATACTGATCGCGCTGACATAGAACGTCTTTATTCTGTCAAAGCGAGTGTGCATGAGTTTGACGCTTTGGATACGACTTCCCATGCCGACTTCCTTGATGGTCTTTCTGAACTGCCCACTATCGCAATATGCGCCGTGGGTTTAATGGGCGACCAGACAGAAAGCGAAAAAGATATGGATGCTGCAGCTCTCGTTATGCGTAGTAATTTCGAAGGTCCTGCGAGCATCATGAGCGAACTTGCCAATCGATTTGAAAGTAGAGGGTCTGGCGTCCTTGTTGGTATCAGTTCAGTTGCCGGAGATCGTGGACGTGCAACTAATTATATTTATGGCTCGGCCAAAGCTGGATTTACGGCCTTTTTATCTGGCTTACGTAATCGACTGGCGAAGCGTGGTGTTCACGTCATGACTGTGCTGCCCGGTTTTGTCGCGACGAAGATGACACAAGATATGGATTTACCGAAAAAGCTTACCGCTGATCCAAAAGAGTTGGCTGATTATTTATATAAAGCCGTTCGCCGCAAGAAAAACGTCATTTACTATCGGCATGTCTGGTTTTGCATCATGATGATTATTCGCTCGATCCCAGAGAGTATTTTTAAGAAGTTGAAATTATAA
- a CDS encoding molybdopterin-synthase adenylyltransferase MoeB: MSVLSPEEIERYARHIVLAEVGGAGQQKLKAAKVLVIGAGGLGAPLLQYLAAAGVGTLGVVDDDHVSLSNLQRQVIHDTDSVGEPKVESAANAIKRINPHVVVQAHNMRLNKDNAADLLKGYDIIADGCDNFETRYLVSDACFHGSKPLVSAAVGRFDGTLTTFKPHESNKDGEKNPTYRCLFPNVPTEGSVPACAEAGVLGALTGVLGSLQALEVVKEITGIGEGMVGRLLLVDSLSMRFETIRYKRDPKNPLNGTDK, from the coding sequence TTGAGCGTGCTGTCACCAGAAGAAATAGAGCGTTATGCCCGCCATATTGTCTTGGCTGAAGTGGGCGGCGCAGGGCAACAAAAACTAAAAGCAGCGAAAGTGTTGGTGATTGGTGCAGGCGGTCTTGGTGCGCCGCTTTTGCAATATCTGGCAGCCGCCGGTGTTGGTACATTAGGCGTTGTTGATGATGATCATGTCAGCCTTTCAAACCTGCAACGCCAAGTCATTCATGATACAGATAGCGTGGGTGAACCAAAAGTTGAAAGCGCTGCAAATGCCATTAAACGCATTAATCCGCATGTGGTGGTGCAGGCGCATAACATGCGCCTTAACAAAGACAATGCGGCTGACTTGCTCAAAGGCTATGACATTATTGCAGATGGTTGCGATAATTTTGAAACCCGCTATCTGGTATCAGATGCTTGTTTCCATGGGAGTAAACCATTGGTCTCTGCCGCCGTTGGTCGTTTTGATGGCACGCTGACAACCTTTAAGCCGCATGAAAGCAATAAAGATGGTGAGAAAAATCCAACATATCGCTGTCTTTTCCCAAATGTGCCAACTGAGGGAAGCGTGCCCGCCTGCGCTGAGGCGGGTGTTCTTGGGGCTTTGACAGGTGTGCTTGGCTCTCTTCAAGCGCTGGAAGTTGTTAAAGAGATCACGGGCATTGGCGAAGGCATGGTCGGGCGGTTGTTATTGGTCGATAGTCTGTCGATGCGATTTGAAACCATCCGCTATAAACGCGACCCGAAAAATCCCCTGAATGGAACTGATAAGTAG
- the dut gene encoding dUTP diphosphatase: MAVDVILRPLPHFDGLEMPAYESDAAAGVDLRAAVEEGGPIVLNPGERGLVPTGLAMELPDNFEAQIRPRSGLAIKNGITALNSPGTIDADYRGEVKIILINHGQETFTIERGMRIAQMVIAPIVQARFHVSNELSETKRGTGGFGSTGV; encoded by the coding sequence ATGGCAGTCGATGTAATACTCAGGCCTTTGCCTCATTTTGACGGGTTGGAGATGCCTGCATATGAAAGCGATGCGGCGGCGGGTGTTGATCTTCGCGCTGCTGTTGAAGAAGGCGGACCTATAGTCTTGAACCCCGGCGAGCGCGGTTTGGTGCCAACCGGTCTTGCGATGGAATTGCCCGATAATTTTGAGGCACAAATTCGTCCGCGTTCTGGCCTTGCAATAAAGAACGGCATTACCGCGCTCAATTCACCAGGCACCATTGATGCGGATTATCGCGGTGAAGTAAAAATCATTCTGATTAATCACGGCCAAGAGACATTCACTATTGAACGCGGAATGCGCATTGCCCAGATGGTGATTGCGCCGATTGTGCAAGCACGTTTTCATGTGAGCAATGAGTTGAGCGAAACAAAACGCGGGACAGGGGGCTTTGGCTCCACGGGAGTTTGA
- the coaBC gene encoding bifunctional phosphopantothenoylcysteine decarboxylase/phosphopantothenate--cysteine ligase CoaBC gives MLNQKHILLILTGGIAAYKCLDFIRRLRERGATVRCVMTKSAAEFVTPLSVQALSENPVYDDLFDLTQEDEIGHIKLSREADLVVVAPASADFLAKMANGLAGDLAGAVLLATDKPVLVAPAMNPFMWNHAATQRNVAQLKEDGIRFIGPETGEMAEKNEAGRGRLSDPLEIVAAIEDIFSTDILASKLTGKKVLITAGPTHEPIDPVRYIANRSSGKQGYAIAEAFLNAGASVTLVSGPVNLTAPQGVTLMPVETAQQMQDAVKAALPADIAIMAAAVADWRVDGASVEKIKKDGSGDIPPLSFTENPDILRELSLSDRRPALVVGFAAETQKVIEHATAKLDRKGADMIVANDVSSESAGGIGVMGGDENIIHLITKDGHETWDKMSKYDVARRLVDVIAAEVNK, from the coding sequence ATGCTCAATCAAAAACACATTCTTCTTATCCTAACCGGCGGTATCGCGGCCTATAAATGCCTCGATTTTATTCGCCGTCTGCGTGAGCGCGGGGCAACAGTGCGTTGTGTGATGACGAAGTCGGCGGCAGAATTTGTGACCCCGCTTTCCGTGCAGGCCCTATCGGAAAATCCGGTTTATGATGATCTTTTCGATCTCACACAAGAAGATGAGATTGGCCATATCAAATTATCACGCGAGGCGGACCTTGTGGTTGTTGCGCCTGCAAGCGCTGATTTTTTGGCGAAAATGGCCAATGGCTTAGCCGGTGATTTAGCCGGTGCCGTTCTTTTGGCAACAGACAAGCCAGTGCTTGTCGCGCCTGCCATGAACCCCTTCATGTGGAACCATGCAGCGACGCAACGCAATGTGGCGCAATTGAAAGAGGATGGGATTCGCTTCATCGGCCCTGAAACGGGCGAAATGGCGGAGAAAAACGAGGCGGGTCGTGGGCGTTTATCCGATCCGCTTGAAATCGTTGCCGCGATAGAAGACATATTTTCAACGGACATATTGGCCAGTAAACTGACAGGCAAAAAAGTGCTGATTACGGCAGGTCCAACTCACGAGCCGATTGATCCTGTGCGCTATATCGCCAACCGATCATCGGGCAAACAGGGCTATGCGATAGCCGAGGCATTTTTGAATGCGGGTGCGAGTGTTACGCTTGTTTCCGGTCCGGTCAATCTCACAGCCCCGCAGGGTGTCACCTTGATGCCTGTGGAAACGGCGCAGCAAATGCAAGATGCGGTGAAAGCGGCTTTGCCTGCCGATATCGCCATTATGGCGGCGGCTGTTGCTGATTGGCGCGTGGATGGTGCATCGGTTGAGAAAATAAAGAAAGACGGGTCGGGTGATATACCACCTCTCTCTTTCACAGAAAATCCGGATATTTTGCGAGAGCTAAGCCTTTCGGATAGGCGCCCCGCTTTGGTGGTTGGATTTGCCGCTGAAACGCAAAAAGTAATTGAGCACGCAACCGCAAAACTGGACCGTAAAGGCGCGGATATGATCGTCGCTAATGATGTCTCAAGCGAGAGCGCTGGTGGCATTGGTGTTATGGGCGGGGATGAAAACATCATTCATCTCATCACTAAAGATGGCCATGAGACATGGGATAAAATGTCGAAATACGATGTCGCCCGCCGTCTTGTTGACGTGATTGCGGCAGAGGTGAATAAATAA
- the ubiB gene encoding 2-polyprenylphenol 6-hydroxylase produces the protein MSYFRLARAGWILMREGVTRLVDPSTLPPSGKFAVKTLRIFEKGSVKRADNAERLTQALNRLGPTYIKIGQFLATRPDIVGKTVAGNLSLLQDSLPPFDTQIAKREIENAFGQPCDELFDDFSEPIAAASIAQVHKAKWRDSNGVLRDVAVKVLRPNIRKRFKNDLDAFATAARWAERLIPSMRRLRPVVAIETHARSAELELDLRLEAAALSELNENMQSDPLYRTPDVIWEHMSRDILVTEWIDGIKLSDLDGLREAGYDLNKLADEVIQSFLTQAVRDGFFHADPHQGNMFVEEGGKIVAIDCGIMGRINEGESRFLAEILWGFIKRDYQRIAEVHFDAGYVPARHKVADFAQALRGIGEPIHGVQADDISMARLLQQLLDVTDLFDMPMQPELIFLQRTMVVAEGVSRSLNPNFNMWIASEPVLKEWVSGHVGPKAHLKRAADGVDAFGKLIGELPRLAERAEKLSADFATAGESEKERSNGISYGLLMVALSVVLLAASLWWG, from the coding sequence ATGTCTTATTTTCGGTTGGCCCGTGCGGGTTGGATCTTGATGCGTGAAGGTGTCACGCGTCTCGTTGATCCATCAACCTTGCCGCCGTCAGGAAAATTTGCAGTTAAAACCTTGCGCATATTTGAAAAAGGCTCTGTGAAACGCGCTGACAATGCAGAACGCTTGACGCAGGCATTAAACCGTCTGGGACCTACCTATATCAAAATAGGTCAGTTCCTTGCCACAAGACCCGATATTGTCGGCAAAACCGTGGCTGGTAATTTATCGCTATTGCAAGATAGCTTGCCGCCTTTTGATACACAGATTGCCAAGCGCGAAATAGAAAATGCCTTTGGCCAACCGTGCGACGAGCTCTTTGACGATTTTTCCGAACCAATAGCCGCCGCCTCCATTGCACAGGTGCATAAAGCCAAATGGCGCGACAGTAATGGTGTTCTTCGCGATGTCGCCGTGAAGGTACTGCGGCCAAATATTCGCAAACGCTTCAAAAATGATCTCGATGCTTTTGCAACCGCAGCCCGCTGGGCTGAGCGCCTCATTCCGTCCATGCGCCGGTTGCGTCCTGTCGTGGCGATTGAAACTCATGCGCGCTCGGCAGAGCTTGAGCTTGATTTGAGATTGGAAGCCGCCGCCCTGTCTGAGCTTAACGAGAACATGCAAAGCGACCCGCTTTATCGCACGCCCGATGTCATATGGGAGCATATGTCGCGCGATATCTTGGTGACAGAGTGGATTGATGGCATCAAATTGTCTGATCTGGATGGCTTGCGCGAGGCCGGATATGATCTGAACAAATTGGCCGACGAAGTTATCCAATCCTTTTTGACACAAGCCGTGCGCGATGGATTTTTCCATGCGGATCCTCATCAAGGTAATATGTTTGTCGAAGAGGGTGGTAAAATAGTTGCAATTGATTGCGGTATCATGGGCCGTATCAATGAAGGTGAAAGCCGCTTTCTCGCTGAAATCTTATGGGGCTTCATCAAACGCGACTATCAGCGCATTGCGGAGGTGCACTTTGATGCTGGCTATGTGCCCGCCCGTCATAAGGTTGCCGATTTTGCGCAAGCGCTGCGCGGTATTGGCGAGCCGATCCACGGTGTGCAGGCAGATGATATCTCTATGGCAAGGCTTCTCCAGCAGTTGCTTGATGTCACCGATCTTTTTGATATGCCGATGCAGCCGGAATTGATCTTCCTACAGCGCACCATGGTGGTGGCGGAAGGCGTGTCACGTTCACTTAATCCAAATTTCAATATGTGGATTGCCTCAGAGCCTGTTTTAAAAGAATGGGTGTCTGGTCATGTTGGCCCTAAAGCACATCTCAAACGCGCGGCTGATGGGGTTGATGCATTTGGTAAGCTCATCGGCGAATTACCTCGATTGGCTGAGCGTGCAGAAAAATTGTCAGCCGATTTTGCAACAGCAGGTGAAAGCGAAAAAGAACGATCAAATGGCATCTCTTATGGCCTTTTGATGGTGGCTCTTTCTGTGGTTTTACTTGCAGCTAGCCTTTGGTGGGGTTAG
- the ubiE gene encoding bifunctional demethylmenaquinone methyltransferase/2-methoxy-6-polyprenyl-1,4-benzoquinol methylase UbiE yields MAIDNATSFGFTPVNEGEKQGMVDDVFHSVAQKYDVMNDVMSAGMHRIWKDAMVSSLNPPKKGSAFKHLDVAGGTGDIAFRVAERSNNHVQSTVFDINASMLGVGAERAEKKGLSHIEFIEGNAEELPFEANSFDAYTIAFGIRNVPLIDKAISEAHRVLKRGGRFMCLEFSSVDVPGLDKIYEAYSFNIIPRMGQMITGDRDSYQYLVESIRKFPNPERFEAMIRRGGFDQVGHRSFTGGVVRLHSGWKL; encoded by the coding sequence ATGGCGATTGATAATGCCACATCTTTCGGGTTCACCCCCGTTAACGAGGGTGAAAAACAAGGCATGGTGGATGATGTTTTCCACTCTGTTGCCCAAAAATATGACGTGATGAATGACGTCATGTCGGCTGGTATGCACCGCATATGGAAAGATGCGATGGTCTCATCGCTTAATCCGCCGAAAAAGGGATCAGCCTTCAAGCATCTCGATGTTGCGGGCGGCACAGGCGATATTGCTTTTCGCGTGGCGGAGCGCTCAAACAATCATGTTCAATCTACGGTCTTTGACATTAATGCTTCCATGTTGGGGGTGGGCGCTGAGCGGGCTGAGAAAAAAGGTCTTTCTCATATTGAATTTATTGAGGGGAATGCTGAGGAGCTTCCTTTTGAGGCGAACTCCTTTGATGCCTACACGATAGCCTTTGGCATTCGCAATGTACCCTTGATTGATAAAGCCATATCGGAAGCGCATCGTGTTTTGAAACGCGGTGGCCGCTTTATGTGTCTTGAGTTTTCATCTGTCGACGTGCCAGGTCTTGATAAAATCTATGAGGCTTATTCTTTCAATATCATCCCACGCATGGGACAGATGATCACTGGTGACCGAGATTCCTATCAATATCTGGTCGAATCGATCCGCAAATTCCCTAATCCAGAGCGCTTTGAAGCGATGATCCGCCGTGGTGGTTTTGATCAGGTGGGCCACCGCAGCTTTACGGGCGGCGTTGTGCGCCTGCATTCCGGTTGGAAATTGTAA
- the mutM gene encoding bifunctional DNA-formamidopyrimidine glycosylase/DNA-(apurinic or apyrimidinic site) lyase, with protein sequence MPELPEVETVRRGLAPHTEGLVIERVEQRRPNLRYPFPDNFAARLEGHTLISMGRRAKYLVADMDDGTVLIMHLGMSGSFRIEKESKNDTPGNFHHEHGKSATHDHVVFHMSDGGRLIYNDPRRFGFMDLTTRAELSTCKHFEKMGVEPTGNSLSSDYVAGVFKNKKTNLKAALLDQRLIAGLGNIYVCEALWRSHLSPKRAAGTLTTKSGKPTASCERLTAAIRQVIADAIEAGGSSLRDYVHTDGSLGYFQHSFATYDREGEPCRTEQCTGTIERFNQSGRSTFHCPKCQR encoded by the coding sequence ATGCCCGAACTTCCAGAAGTAGAAACGGTCCGCCGTGGCCTTGCGCCCCATACAGAAGGACTGGTGATTGAGCGGGTTGAACAGCGCAGGCCCAATCTTCGATATCCCTTCCCCGATAATTTCGCCGCGCGACTTGAAGGGCACACACTTATATCTATGGGCAGGCGGGCTAAATATCTGGTCGCCGACATGGATGATGGGACGGTGCTTATCATGCATTTGGGCATGTCTGGCTCTTTTCGCATAGAAAAAGAGAGCAAAAACGACACTCCGGGCAATTTTCATCATGAACACGGCAAGTCGGCAACTCACGACCACGTTGTCTTTCATATGTCTGATGGGGGGCGTCTTATATATAATGACCCGCGCCGCTTCGGGTTTATGGATCTGACAACACGCGCTGAGCTTTCAACATGCAAGCATTTTGAAAAAATGGGGGTGGAGCCAACCGGCAACAGCTTATCATCTGACTATGTGGCTGGTGTTTTTAAAAACAAGAAGACAAATCTCAAAGCTGCCCTTCTCGATCAGCGGCTGATTGCGGGTCTTGGCAATATATATGTGTGCGAGGCTTTATGGCGCTCACATTTATCGCCAAAACGCGCAGCCGGCACGCTTACTACAAAGTCCGGCAAACCGACGGCTTCCTGTGAACGATTGACCGCTGCCATTCGACAAGTCATTGCAGATGCTATCGAGGCTGGTGGCTCGTCCTTGCGCGATTATGTCCACACGGACGGTTCACTTGGTTATTTTCAGCATTCCTTCGCCACCTATGACCGCGAGGGAGAACCATGCCGCACTGAACAATGCACAGGAACAATCGAACGCTTCAACCAAAGCGGGCGCTCAACTTTTCATTGCCCAAAGTGCCAACGGTAA
- a CDS encoding enoyl-CoA hydratase, which produces MSYDTIRKETKGKVGVITLDRPDALNALNAKLIVELVDAVASFEKDAKIGCIVITGSEKAFAAGADIKEMQEQNFPDSYIDNIFSESDRIAACRKPIIAAVSGYALGGGCELAMMCDFIIAADTAKFGQPEINLGVIPGIGGTQRLTRAIGKAKAMDMCLTGRMMDVVEAESAGLVSRIVPAVDLIEETMKAADKIADQSLAASMMLKEAVNQAFQTSLSDGLLFERRTFQSLFATKDQKEGMQAFIDKRAAQFKNN; this is translated from the coding sequence ATGTCATATGACACGATACGCAAAGAGACTAAGGGCAAGGTTGGGGTTATTACGCTTGATCGTCCCGATGCGCTCAACGCTTTAAATGCCAAACTCATTGTAGAATTGGTTGATGCGGTCGCTTCATTTGAAAAAGACGCTAAAATTGGGTGTATAGTTATTACGGGCTCTGAAAAAGCTTTTGCCGCAGGCGCAGATATCAAAGAAATGCAAGAACAGAACTTCCCTGATTCATATATCGACAATATTTTTTCTGAATCAGATCGCATCGCGGCCTGTCGCAAACCAATCATTGCAGCGGTTTCAGGCTATGCACTTGGCGGCGGCTGTGAGTTGGCGATGATGTGCGATTTTATTATTGCAGCCGACACTGCAAAGTTTGGGCAGCCTGAGATCAATCTTGGTGTGATTCCAGGCATTGGCGGAACACAGCGGCTCACGCGCGCCATTGGTAAAGCAAAAGCAATGGACATGTGCCTTACAGGCCGCATGATGGATGTTGTTGAAGCTGAAAGCGCAGGACTGGTCTCACGTATTGTACCTGCGGTCGATTTGATAGAAGAAACCATGAAAGCAGCCGATAAAATTGCAGATCAATCCTTGGCAGCCTCCATGATGCTAAAAGAAGCTGTTAATCAGGCGTTTCAGACAAGCCTATCCGATGGCCTGCTGTTTGAAAGGCGCACGTTCCAATCCCTCTTTGCGACAAAAGACCAAAAAGAGGGTATGCAAGCGTTTATTGATAAACGGGCTGCTCAGTTCAAAAACAATTAA
- the rpsT gene encoding 30S ribosomal protein S20, translating to MANTPSAKKATRKIARRTQVNKTRRTRMRSHLRSVEEAIASGDKNVAQDALKAAEPELMRAAQKGILHKNTASRKISRLSKRVKAISA from the coding sequence ATGGCGAATACGCCTTCAGCAAAAAAAGCAACGCGGAAAATTGCTCGCCGCACACAAGTCAACAAAACACGCCGCACACGCATGCGCTCTCATCTGCGCAGCGTTGAAGAAGCAATTGCAAGCGGTGACAAAAATGTTGCTCAAGACGCCCTTAAAGCCGCCGAGCCAGAGCTGATGCGTGCTGCACAAAAAGGCATTCTGCACAAAAATACAGCATCTCGAAAAATTTCACGCCTTTCCAAGCGTGTGAAAGCAATCTCTGCTTAA
- a CDS encoding rhodanese-like domain-containing protein: MANYAADVDAAKTWERLNENSNSVLVDVRTTAEWAFVGIPDLGSLNKTIILEEWQQYPHMGINPDFAEKVSNIITKSNGDKSTEVYFLCRSGVRSMAAADALTALGFKNCFNVVGGFEGPPDNDQHRGNVDGWKAASLPWVQK; encoded by the coding sequence ATGGCAAACTATGCTGCGGATGTAGATGCAGCCAAAACATGGGAACGTTTGAATGAAAACTCGAACAGCGTTCTTGTTGATGTAAGAACAACTGCTGAATGGGCTTTTGTCGGCATACCTGATTTAGGCTCGCTCAATAAGACAATAATTTTAGAAGAATGGCAGCAATACCCTCACATGGGTATCAACCCTGATTTTGCGGAAAAAGTATCGAATATCATAACTAAAAGTAATGGCGACAAATCCACCGAGGTTTATTTTTTATGTCGTTCTGGCGTTCGCAGCATGGCCGCTGCAGATGCTCTTACTGCGTTAGGTTTTAAGAATTGCTTTAATGTTGTCGGCGGTTTTGAGGGGCCGCCTGATAATGATCAACATCGTGGGAATGTTGATGGCTGGAAAGCCGCCTCACTGCCTTGGGTACAAAAATAA